A window of Theropithecus gelada isolate Dixy chromosome 14, Tgel_1.0, whole genome shotgun sequence contains these coding sequences:
- the LOC112607386 gene encoding olfactory receptor 52Z1 yields MAPFFHNHTNSQDVWYVLMEIPGLEGLHTWISIPFSFVYTVAVAGNILLIFLIMTEHSLHEPMYLFLSMLASADFLLSTTAAPKMLAILWFHSTDISFGSSVSQMFFIHFIFVAESAILLAMAFDLYVAICYPLRCTTILTSSTIRKIGIATVVRSFFICCPFVFLVYRLTYCGRNIIPHSYCEHMGIARLAYGSINVNIIYGLTVALLSTGLDIMLIIISYVMILYAVFQVPSWAARFKALSTCGSHICVTLMFYAPAFFSFLAHRFGGKTIPHHIHILVANLYVLVPPMLNPIIYGVKTKQIKDRVILLFSPISVCC; encoded by the coding sequence ATGGCTCCTTTCTTTCATAATCACACTAATTCCCAGGATGTGTGGTATGTCCTAATGGAAATCCCAGGGCTGGAAGGCTTGCATACCTGGATCTCCatccctttttcttttgtgtacacTGTGGCTGTTGCAGGCAATATCCTCTTGATCTTCCTGATCATGACTGAGCACAGTCTCCATGAGCCCATGTATCTCTTCCTATCCATGCTGGCCTCAGCAGACTTCCTGCTCTCCACCACTGCAGCCCCTAAGATGCTGGCTATCCTCTGGTTCCACTCTACGGATATATCCTTTGGTAGCTCTGTGTCTCAGATGTTCTTCATACATTTCATCTTTGTGGCAGAATCTGCTATTCTCCTGGCAATGGCATTTGACCTCTATGTGGCCATCTGTTACCCACTGAGATGCACCACCATTTTAACCTCATCAACCATCAGGAAGATTGGCATAGCAACTGTGGTCAGGAGCTTTTTCATCTGCTGTCCGTTCGTCTTCCTGGTATACCGACTTACATATTGTGGGAGAAACATCATTCCTCATTCCTACTGTGAGCACATGGGCATTGCCAGATTGGCATATGGCAGTATCAATGTCAACATCATTTATGGCCTCACTGTGGCCCTACTCTCTACAGGACTGGATATAATGCTTATCATTATATCCTATGTAATGATCCTTTACGCAGTGTTTCAGGTACCTTCCTGGGCTGCCAGGTTCAAGGCCCTTAGTACGTGTGGCTCTCACATCTGTGTCACACTTATGTTCTATGCCCCagcattcttttcatttcttgccCATCGCTTTGGAGGTAAAACCATCCCTCACCACATTCACATTCTAGTGGCCAATCTCTATGTGTTGGTGCCCCCTATGCTAAACCCCATCATTTATGGGGTGAAGACCAAACAAATTAAAGATCGAGtgattttgcttttctctcctaTCAGTGTATgctgttaa
- the LOC112607051 gene encoding olfactory receptor 52A1, giving the protein MSISNITVYMPSVLTLIGIPGLESVQCWIGIPFCAIYLIAMIGNSLLLIIIKSEGSLHEPLYIFLGMLGATDIALASSIMPKMLGIFWFNMPEIYFDSCLLQMWFIHTFQCIESGILMAMALDRYVAICYPLRHAIIFTHQLVIQIGTVVALRAAILVAPCLVLIKCRFQLYHTTVILHSYCEHMAIVKLAAANVQVNKIYGLFVAFTVAGFDLTFITLSYIQIFITVFRLPQKEARFKAFNTCIAHICVFLQFYLLAFFSFFTHRFGSHIPPYIHILFSSIYLLVPPFLNPLVYGAKTTQIRIHVVKMFCS; this is encoded by the coding sequence ATGTCCATTTCCAACATCACAGTCTACATGCCCTCTGTGTTGACACTAATAGGGATCCCAGGCCTAGAATCTGTGCAGTGCTGGATTGGGATTCCATTCTGTGCCATTTATCTCATTGCTATGATTGGAAATTCCCTGCTTCTGATCATCATCAAATCTGAAGGCAGTCTCCATGAGCCCTTGTACATTTTCTTAGGCATGCTAGGAGCTACAGATATTGCACTTGCTAGCAGCATTATGCCCAAGATGCTTGGAATATTCTGGTTTAATATGCCTGAAATCTATTTTGATTCCTGCTTGCTTCAAATGTGGTTCATCCACACATTTCAGTGCATAGAGTCAGGCATCCTGATGGCCATGGCCCTGGATCGTTATGTGGCCATCTGTTATCCACTAAGACATGCCATCATCTTCACCCACCAGCTTGTCATTCAGATAGGAACTGTGGTCGCACTCAGGGCTGCTATTCTTGTAGCCCCATGCCTAGTACTGATAAAGTGCCGGTTTCAATTGTACCACACAACAGTCATCCTCCACTCCTACTGTGAGCATATGGCCATTGTGAAACTAGCTGCAGCAAATGTTCAAGTCAACAAAATCTATGGTTTGTTTGTGGCCTTCACTGTTGCAGGATTTGACCTCACATTCATCACATTGTCCTACATCCAGATATTTATCACAGTGTTTCGTTTGCCCCAGAAGGAGGCTAGGTTTAAAGCATTCAATACCTGCATTGCTCACATCTGTGTCTTCCTCCAGTTCTACCTCCTtgccttcttctccttcttcacGCATAGGTTTGGGTCTCACATCCCCCCTTATATCCATATTCTCTTTTCTAGCATTTACTTGCTGGTCCCTCCATTTCTCAATCCACTTGTCTATGGTGCAAAGACCACGCAGATTCGCATTCATGTGGTAAAAATGTTCTGTTCATAA
- the LOC112607099 gene encoding olfactory receptor 52A5, protein MPTFNDSVFMPSAFILIGIPGLESVQCWIGIPFSAMYLIGVIGNSLILVIIKHENSLHIPMYIFLAMLAGTDIALNTCILPKMLGIFWFHLPEISFDACLLQMWLIHSFQAIESGILLAMALDRYVAICIPLRHATFFSQQFLTHIGLGVTLRAAILIIPSLGLIKCCLKHYRTTVVSHSYCEHMAIVKLAIEDIRVNKIYGLFVAFAILGFDIIFITLSYVQIFITVFQLPQKEARFKAFNTCIAHICVFLQFYLLAFFSFFTHRFGSHIPPYVHILLSNLYLLVPPFLNPIVYGVKTKQIRDHVLKVFFFKKVT, encoded by the coding sequence ATGCCGACATTCAATGACTCAGTCTTCATGCCCTCTGCGTTTATACTAATTGGGATTCCCGGTCTGGAGTCAGTACAGTGTTGGATTGGGATTCCCTTCTCTGCCATGTATCTTATTGGTGTGATTGGAAATTCCCTAATTTTAGTTATAATCAAACATGAAAACAGCCTCCATATACCCATGTACATTTTTTTGGCCATGTTGGCAGGCACAGACATTGCACTTAACACCTGCATTCTTCCCAAAATGTTAGGCATCTTCTGGTTTCATTTGCCAGAGATTTCTTTTGATGCCTGTCTTTTGCAAATGtggcttattcattcattccaggcAATTGAATCAGGTATCCTTCTGGCAATGGCCCTGGATCGCTATGTGGCCATCTGTATCCCCTTGAGACATGCCACCTTCTTTTCCCAGCAGTTCTTAACTCATATTGGACTTGGGGTGACACTCAGGGCTGCCATTCTTATAATACCTTCCTTAGGGCTCATCAAATGCTGTCTTAAACATTATCGAACTACAGTCGTCTCTCACTCTTATTGTGAGCACATGGCCATTGTGAAGCTGGCTATTGAAGATATCCGAGTCAACAAGATATATGGCCTATTTGTTGCCTTCGCAATCCTAGGGTTTGACATAATCTTTATTACCTTGTCCTATGTCCAAATTTTTATCACTGTCTTTCAGCTGCCCCAGAAGGAGGCACGATTCAAGGCCTTCAATACATGCATTGCCCACATTTGTGTCTTCCTACAGTTCTACCTTCttgccttcttctctttcttcacacACAGGTTTGGTTCACACATACCACCATATGTTCATATCCTCTTGTCAAATCTTTACCTGTTAGTTCCACCTTTTCTCAACCCTATTGTCTATGGAGTGAAGACCAAGCAAATTCGTGACCATGTTCTGAAagtgtttttcttcaaaaaagtAACTTGA